A single genomic interval of Festucalex cinctus isolate MCC-2025b chromosome 16, RoL_Fcin_1.0, whole genome shotgun sequence harbors:
- the LOC144004353 gene encoding IgGFc-binding protein-like isoform X3 gives MTGPTNTEGTGPDDDFSKPGLGLYMLMDSVNAVPGLEGQIISPVLNSSSGCLDLTFYYYLNGTSETMQVRVHTLTGEVLGPTLFTVRGNQGAAWKPAKVRHLGNTDIQFVIVGTYGETSLTDIAVDAVCVMACQEQLTTPQPPVSTPTPTNGTVAPNPTTPRPTTPTVQCPPNADYIECGPACIPTCMKPSTNCTGPCITGCFCKPGFVLKGKHCVPLEKCGCLDDNNNYYEPGEIIFGDGCSKLCRCAGNYTLECVDNTCDPDEECREVNGVAGCYPKAHVLTYCNFNNNSEPFCSFYQDSADDGDWIRHKGPTPTPHTGPPGDYPDGNGFYIYQECDNVVNGHKTRLLSPTYLDAAAQICVQFRYYMYGSDNTYVLRLLAKRPNSVEELWTKTGPQSPSWLMGSVTVANPGNQDLTIVFEAQRGSNPNCDSALDNILIFEGVCPTCVSGCDFDELDDLCGWTLFVPDENIFGFEQMIGPTNTEGTGPDDDFSKPGLGLYMLMDSVNAVPGLEGQIISPVLNSSSGCLELTFYYYLYGTSETMQLSVHTLTAGEVLGPTLFTVRGNQGAAWKPAKVRHLGNTDIQFVIVGTYGETSLTDIAVDAVCVMACQEQLTTPQPPVSTPTPTNGTVTPNPTTPRPTTPTVQCPPNADYIECGPACIPTCMEPSTNCTGPCITGCFCKPGFVLKGKHCVPLEKCGCLDDNNNYYEPGEIVFGDGCSKLCRCAGNYTLECVDNTCDPTEECHEVNGVAGCYPKGSSSCIGYGDPHYTTFDKREYDFMGNCSYLMAGVCNVSELPLFEVHADNENRYNTPSVSYVKAVHVYVLHRGELFNESTMHKVSIFKGGSVHVNGIKVNLPVDPFPGVSVFKSGKHYTVSLNFGVTVRYDGNHFMGVKVIKDYKNTLCGLCGDYNGDPKDDFRKPDWSLTNNPNEFGNSWNMDPQCNKKPNITHPGCEAEEQKLYEGSGYCGILLDKNGPFAVCHAKVNPNDYFKDCVFDLCALDGAHSILCEAIEAYVNECQDRGVNIGPWRNDTFCPFNCPPNSHYEPCADPCPDTCSGRPPSCSGPCTESCVCDPGYILSAGKCVSNSSCGCKHTNGQYYQPGEEFYTENCTLQCRCDAPLVTCQSSQCPPMHDCQIQGGELGCYPTGATTPRPTTPRPTTPKPRPTTPEPTTTGGPTPNMTTPEWTNVTTVEPSTPGWTTPKPTTPEVTAPIKCPPNAEYIECGPACIPTCMEPSTNCSGPCITGCFCKPGFVFKGQHCVPLEKCGCLDHNNNYYEPGHIMYADGCSKLCRCVGNYTFECVDSSCDPTEECREVNGIPGCYPKGASTCIATSDPHYTTFDKRKYSFMGNCSYLMSGVCNVTSSQNFEVYADNENRYNNPFISYVKAVHVYAHKVKVSILKGDSVLVNGTKVNLPVTPAPGVSVFKSGKHYTVSLDFGVVVRYDGNHFMVIKVISDYKNVLCGLCGNYNEDPKDDFRQPNGSLTSDINEFGHSWNTDPECKKLNTTEPGCDNEEEKLYESSAYCGLLLNKNGPFAVCHPKVNPINYFQDCVFDLCALDGAKPVLCEAIESYVNECQDRGVEIGPWRNETFCPLSCLPNSHYELCADPCQETCAGRPPSCNGPCTESCVCDPGYILSAGKCVSNSSCGCKHTNGQYYQPGEEFYTENCILKCRCDAPLVTCKPSECPPMHECKLLEGELGCYPTGSQDCIISGDPHYNTFDKKFYSFMGTCTYTLARTCRNNTGPWFSVEGKNEERGLPGVSYLRKLYITVDGITVTLMKAKRTLVNGLRVALPHSPSRVVTVSRAGQYVTVQTSFGLQVRWDGNHFAQISVPSSYRDQMCGLCGDLDGNPNNDFTKPDGVLVAYVNDFCNSWQTEEDEDDSCSPGTKPDPECDPQLEAEVVKPEKCGKISDSAGPFRDCKCVVNPYPFFQSCVYDMCRFNGQQQVLCDQLQAYTEACHSAGAKVHQWRSPHFCPLDCPANSSYSLCVSSCPETCLGVVGAPGCGDVCVEGCACNPGFILSDDKCVSLKDCGCVDPAGSYHPVGDGWYLEGCKQMCTCQDGGVIRCSNSSCKTTETCLLHDGEYKCRPLGNGICSVSGDPHYTTFDKRTHHYMGACSYTLTKPCNDSTSGLPSFSVDTQNERRGSNKKISYVRAVVVQVNGVTVILGKGRTVQVNGTAVVPPVAWIGGLNIYFSGKFVVLETSFHLRVRFDGNHHADVTVPTSYNGQLCGMCGNFNGNPNDDNLKPDKTPASTTNELGDSWQVPDPRPDCTNDGGQEDCDPKVEEEAQKPTSCGMIADPNGIFKLCHSVVSPGPYMENCVYDMCATGGQTVALCQAVESYADMCAAEGVHIAWRNNTFCPLKCPAGSHYTPCGSACPQPSCQDPAGPGGTCDQPCVEGCVCDAGLILSGDKCVPLSQCGCTDESGKYRPVGGTWFKEADCSERCKCNSNRNVTCEPSRCSPAQECKVLEGVLDCHSTGKGVCQVSGDPHYYTFDGVMHTFMGTCTYTLVEVCNTSMVTPFRIVAKNEERGQPEASYVRSVKVYLPQNTRIELQKGRRVLLNGRRVRTPISVSTAGAKVIISGVNNLLDTNFGLQVKFDGVHQLEITVPGQYFNKLCGMCGNYNHNMSDDNLMPDKQPAKDVIQLGNSWKSEGDSDPGCQPDKRPDVHPNCTAEEEAAFESQCAGVLLSDNFRACHALVPPKAFTGNCVYDMCEYDGMQGTLCDNVEAYAQACSSAGVTISWRNQTFCPLPCPPNSHYSDCTAPCPPTCSDLFPISCHLPPTSCVEGCQCDAGFVLSDGKCVPLDKCGCLDSNGEYHDVGDSWLTAKCVSRCTCKLGGNVTCTKHSCASNSVCDLDKYGNVNCKPAKFYKCSVTGDPHYQTFDGFSHHFQGPYTYILTADYQQPQSSLPSLRVRGKNIRLSGNMRVSMLDQLFVDVYGVNVRFLQWKQVLVNGERVSLPLSPVDGLFITMNSRQVQLATDFGLIVRFDGSQGEIILPSTYKNAVRGLCGNYDGIRRNEYMKPDGEVIRDLNAFGESWRVTDRLADAPQGAQIAPSAVHVHRREVEMDPDSGFDTSDCSDAQLADYNSTAVCGALTEAAGLFASCHTVLPPATNYENCIFDMCAVQGSEELRCASYDAYGTACQDAGVTLGPWRQQLGCVLSCEGNSTYTPCMSPCPASCADLAAPSECAAASCMEGCQCAPGFVMSEGGCVPYAQCGCSFLNRYYPLKETFVTEDCAQACECTTTGAVCQAKSCQEGYVCAIYDSRRDCHRASPCLSDPCLNGGTCHDIHNSSYSCACAPGFEGFNCQDEITGNEGLETIWIILIVVLVSVAIVIVIVITVVCFCKGVNKSNIYVIQKLPSSHNREKRRKDNEMQMSSTSVPFENMDETTRNNMTTM, from the exons ATGACTGGCCCAACAAACACCGAAGGCACCGGACCTGATGATGATTTCTCCAAGCCGGGAT TGGGACTCTACATGCTTATGGATTCTGTCAATGCTGTGCCTGGACTTGAGGGGCAAATCATAAGTCCTGTGTTAAACTCTTCTTCTGGATGCCTAGACCTTACGTTCTATTACTATCTAAATGGCACCAGTGAGACCATGCAGGTCAGAGTCCACACCTTGACAG GGGAAGTCCTAGGACCCACTCTTTTCACTGTCAGGGGAAACCAGGGTGCAGCCTGGAAGCCTGCCAAAGTCCGTCACCTCGGCAACACTGACATCCAG TTTGTTATTGTGGGAACATATGGAGAGACTTCTCTGACTGATATTGCTGTTGATGCTGTGTGTGTCATGGCCTGTCAAG AGCAATTAACCACGCCACAGCCGCCAGTGTCGACTCCAACACCCACTAATGGAACAGTTGCACCAAATCCCACAACTCCAAGACCAACTACGCCCACAGTTCAATGCCCTCCGAATGCAGATTACATCGAATGTGGCCCAGCTTGTATCCCCACCTGCATGAAACCCTCCACAAACTGTACCGGCCCCTGTATCACAGGCTGCTTTTGCAAACCAGGATTTGTCTTGAAGGGCAAGCACTGTGTGCCACTGGAGAAATGCGGTTGCCTGGATGACAATAACAACTATTATGAG CCTGGTGAGATCATCTTTGGAGACGGCTGCTCCAAGCTGTGTCGCTGTGCAGGGAACTACACTTTGGAATGTGTGGATAACACCTGTGATCCCGATGAGGAATGTCGCGAGGTTAACGGTGTTGCCGGATGCTACCCGAAAG CTCACGTGCTGACGTATTGCAACTTTAACAACAATAGCGAGCCATTCTGCAGCTTCTACCAGGACTCGGCGGACGATGGCGACTGGATCCGACACAAAGGCCCAACCCCGACGCCTCACACGGGTCCTCCGGGAGATTACCCCGATGGAA ACGGATTCTACATCTACCAGGAATGTGACAACGTAGTAAACGGGCATAAGACTCGTCTGCTGAGTCCCACGTACTTAGACGCGGCTGCACAGATCTGCGTCCAGTTCCGATATTACATGTATGGCTCGGACAATACCTATGTGCTGAGGCTGCTGGCGAAGAGGCCAAATAGTGTCGAAGAGCTGTGGACGAAAACTGGTCCCCAGAGTCCATCGTGGCTGATGGGTTCCGTCACCGTGGCCAATCCAGGCAATCAGGACCTCACT ATTGTCTTCGAGGCTCAGCGTGGCTCAAATCCTAACTGCGACTCGGCATTAGACAACATCCTCATTTTCGAAGGAGTGTGTCCCA CTTGCGTCTCTGGCTGTGACTTCGACGAGTTGGATGACTTATGTGGGTGGACTCTTTTCGTACCTGACGAGAACATATTTGGCTTTGAGCAAATGATTGGCCCAACAAACACCGAAGGCACCGGACCTGATGATGATTTCTCCAAGCCGGGAT TGGGACTCTACATGCTTATGGATTCTGTCAATGCTGTGCCTGGACTTGAGGGGCAAATCATAAGTCCTGTGTTAAACTCTTCTTCTGGATGCCTAGAGCTTACGTTCTATTACTATCTATATGGCACCAGTGAGACCATGCAGCTCAGCGTCCACACCTTGACAG CAGGGGAAGTCCTAGGACCCACTCTTTTCACTGTCAGGGGAAACCAGGGTGCAGCCTGGAAGCCTGCCAAAGTCCGTCACCTCGGCAACACTGACATCCAG TTTGTTATTGTGGGAACATATGGAGAGACTTCTCTGACTGATATTGCTGTTGATGCTGTGTGTGTCATGGCCTGTCAAG AGCAATTAACCACGCCACAGCCGCCAGTGTCGACTCCAACACCCACTAATGGAACAGTTACACCGAATCCCACAACTCCAAGACCAACTACGCCCACAGTTCAATGCCCTCCGAATGCAGACTACATCGAATGTGGCCCAGCTTGTATCCCCACCTGCATGGAACCCTCCACAAACTGTACCGGCCCCTGTATCACAGGCTGCTTTTGCAAACCAGGATTTGTCTTGAAGGGCAAGCACTGTGTGCCACTGGAGAAATGCGGTTGCCTGGATGACAATAACAACTATTATGAG CCTGGTGAGATCGTCTTTGGAGACGGCTGCTCCAAGCTGTGTCGCTGTGCAGGGAACTACACTTTGGAATGTGTGGATAACACCTGTGATCCCACTGAGGAATGTCACGAGGTTAACGGTGTTGCCGGATGCTACCCGAAAG GTTCATCCTCGTGCATCGGATATGGGGATCCCCACTACACGACCTTTGACAAGCGCGAGTACGACTTCATGGGCAACTGCAGTTACTTGATGGCTGGAGTCTGCAATGTGTCAGAATTACCACTTTTTGAGGTCCATGCTGACAATGAAAACCGCTATAACACACCCAGCGTCTCCTATGTGAAAGCGGTTCACGTGTATGTATTGCATAGAGGGGAACTCTTCAATGAGAGCACAATGCATAAGGTCTCCATCTTCAAAGGAGGTTCTGTGCAT GTGAATGGAATCAAAGTAAACCTGCCAGTGGATCCGTTTCCAGGCGTCTCTGTGTTCAAATCAGGAAAGCACTACACCGTGTCCTTGAATTTTGGCGTGACTGTGCGCTATGATGGAAACCACTTTATGGGCGTCAAAGTGATTAAAGA ctataaaaatacactGTGTGGATTATGTGGAGATTACAATGGAGATCCTAAAGATGACTTCCGTAAACCTGATTGGTCATTGACAAATAATCCTAATGAGTTTGGAAACAGCTGGAACATGGATCCACA GTGTAACAAAAAACCCAACATAACTCATCCTGGATGTGAGGCAGAGGAGCAGAAGCTCTATGAGGGCTCTGGATATTGTGGCATCCTGCTGGACAAAAATGGTCCTTTTGCTGTGTGTCACGCCAAGGTCAACCCCAAT GATTACTTCAAGGACTGTGTCTTTGACCTTTGTGCGCTTGATGGAGCTCATTCCATTCTGTGTGAAGCCATCGAAGCCTACGTCAATGAGTGCCAGGACCGTGGGGTCAACATCGGACCCTGGAGAAATGACACCTTCTGTC CTTTTAACTGCCCGCCCAACAGCCATTATGAGCCCTGTGCGGATCCCTGTCCGGACACATGTTCGGGCAGACCCCCCTCCTGCAGCGGACCGTGCACCGAGTCCTGTGTGTGCGATCCAGGCTACATCTTGAGTGCTGGGAAATGTGTCTCCAACTCTTCATGTGGCTGTAAACACACCAATGGTCAATATTATCAG CCTGGAGAGGAGTTCTACACTGAGAACTGTACTCTGCAGTGTAGGTGTGACGCACCCTTAGTTACCTGTCAGTCATCTCAATGCCCCCCAATGCACGACTGTCAAATCCAGGGAGGAGAGCTGGGCTGCTATCCCACAG GAGCAACAACACCCAGACCAACAACTCCAAGACCAACAACACCAAAACCAA GACCAACTACACCTGAACCAACAACTACAGGAGGGCCTACACCTAACATGACAACTCCAGAATGGACAAATGTAACTACAGTTGAACCATCAACTCCAGGATGGACGACACCTAAACCAACAACTCCTGAAGTGACAGCACCAA ttaagtgcCCTCCGAATGCAGAATACATCGAATGTGGCCCAGCTTGTATCCCCACCTGCATGGAACCCTCCACCAACTGTAGCGGCCCCTGTATCACCGGCTGCTTTTGCAAACCAGGATTTGTCTTCAAGGGACAACACTGTGTGCCACTAGAGAAATGTGGTTGCCTAGATCACAATAACAACTATTACGAG CCTGGACATATCATGTATGCGGACGGCTGCTCCAAGCTATGTCGCTGTGTCGGAAATTACACTTTTGAATGTGTGGATAGCTCTTGTGATCCCACTGAGGAGTGTCGCGAGGTTAACGGCATCCCTGGATGCTACCCTAAAG GCGCATCCACATGTATTGCCACGAGTGATCCACACTACACAACCTTTGACAAACGCAAGTACAGCTTCATGGGCAACTGCAGCTACTTGATGTCCGGTGTCTGCAATGTAACATCTTCACAAAACTTTGAGGTCTACGCTGACAACGAGAACCGCTATAACAATCCCTTCATCTCCTATGTGAAAGCTGTACACGTGTATGCACACAAGGTCAAGGTCTCGATCCTCAAAGGTGACTCTGTGCTT GTGAATGGGACCAAAGTAAACCTGCCTGTGACTCCGGCTCCAGGAGTTTCCGTGTTCAAATCTGGAAAGCACTACACCGTGTCCTTGGATTTCGGTGTGGTTGTACGCTATGACGGCAACCACTTTATGGTCATCAAAGTGATTAGCGA TTATAAGAATGTACTGTGTGGACTGTGTGGGAATTACAACGAAGATCCCAAAGATGACTTCCGCCAACCAAATGGCTCATTGACCAGTGATATCAATGAGTTTGGACACAGTTGGAACACTGATCCAGA GTGTAAGAAACTAAACACCACCGAGCCGGGATGTGACAATGAAGAGGAGAAGCTCTATGAGAGCTCTGCATATTGTGGCTTGCTGCTGAACAAGAATGGTCCTTTTGCTGTGTGCCATCCCAAGGTCAACCCCATT aaTTACTTCCAGGATTGTGTCTTCGACCTTTGCGCACTGGATGGCGCCAAGCCTGTCCTGTGCGAAGCCATTGAATCATACGTCAATGAGTGCCAGGACCGTGGGGTCGAGATTGGACCCTGGAGGAACGAAACATTCTGTC CGTTGAGCTGCCTCCCCAACAGCCATTACGAGCTCTGTGCGGACCCCTGTCAGGAGACATGTGCGGGTAGACCCCCTTCATGCAATGGACCATGCACCGAGTCTTGTGTGTGTGATCCGGGCTACATCCTTAGTGCTGGGAAATGTGTCTCCAACTCTTCATGTGGCTGCAAACACACCAACGGCCAATATTATCAG CCTGGAGAGGAATTCTACACTGAGAACTGTATTCTCAAGTGTAGGTGTGACGCACCCTTGGTTACCTGTAAACCGTCTGAATGCCCCCCAATGCACGAGTGTAAACTCCTGGAGGGAGAGCTGGGCTGCTATCCCACAG GCTCCCAGGACTGCATCATCTCTGGAGATCCACACTACAATACTTTTGACAAAAAGTTCTACAGTTTCATGGGCACCTGTACCTACACGCTAGCCAGAACTTGTAGGAACAACACAG GGCCTTGGTTCTCTGTGGAGGGGAAGAATGAGGAAAGAGGGCTGCCAGGAGTCTCCTACCTGCGAAAACTCTACATCACTGTGGACGGAATCACAGTGACTTTGATGAAAGCCAAGAGGACCTTG GTGAACGGGCTGCGTGTGGCACTACCTCACTCCCCGTCTCGCGTGGTGACGGTCAGTCGTGCCGGTCAGTATGTGACGGTGCAGACGTCCTTTGGCCTCCAAGTGCGCTGGGACGGGAACCATTTTGCCCAGATCTCAGTACCCAG CTCCTACCGCGACCAGATGTGTGGTCTATGCGGCGACTTGGACGGGAACCCGAACAATGACTTCACCAAACCAGATGGTGTCCTTGTCGCCTACGTCAATGACTTCTGCAACAGTTGGCAGACGGAAGAAGACGAGGATGACTC GTGTTCCCCGGGCACCAAGCCTGACCCAGAGTGCGACCCCCAACTTGAGGCTGAGGTGGTCAAACcagaaaaatgtggaaaaatcaGCGATTCCGCTGGACCCTTCCG GGACTGCAAATGCGTGGTGAACCCCTACCCCTTCTTCCAGAGCTGTGTATATGACATGTGCCGGTTCAACGGGCAGCAGCAGGTCCTGTGTGATCAGCTGCAGGCCTACACGGAGGCCTGTCACAGTGCAGGAGCCAAAGTCCACCAGTGGAGGAGTCCCCACTTCTGCC CCCTGGACTGCCCCGCCAACAGCTCGTACTCTTTGTGCGTGAGCTCGTGTCCGGAGACGTGCCTCGGCGTGGTGGGAGCGCCCGGCTGCGGCGATGTGTGCGTGGAGGGTTGCGCCTGTAACCCGGGCTTCATCCTCAGCGACGACAAGTGCGTCTCGCTCAAAGACTGCGGGTGCGTCGACCCCGCCGGGTCATACCATCCG GTGGGCGATGGCTGGTACTTGGAGGGTTGCAAGCAGATGTGCACATGCCAAGACGGAGGCGTGATCCGCTGTTCCAACAGCAGCTGCAAAACCACAGAGACTTGCCTGTTGCATGACGGAGAATACAAATGTCGTCCTTTGG GAAATGGTATATGTTCGGTATCTGGTGACCCGCACTACACCACCTTTGACAAGCGCACCCACCATTACATGGGAGCCTGCTCGTACACCCTGACCAAGCCCTGCAATGATTCGACCTCCGGCTTGCCATCCTTCAGCGTGGACACCCAGAACGAGCGCAGGGGCAGCAACAAGAAGATTTCCTACGTCCGGGCCGTTGTGGTCCAAGTGAACGGTGTGACGGTCATCCTCGGCAAGGGTCGAACTGTCCAG GTAAACGGGACAGCGGTGGTCCCGCCGGTTGCGTGGATCGGCGGCCTTAACATCTACTTTAGTGGCAAATTTGTCGTTCTGGAGACATCTTTCCACCTGAGGGTGAGATTTGATGGTAACCACCACGCGGACGTCACCGTGCCCACTTCGTACAACGGGCAACTTTGTGGAATGTGTG GAAATTTCAATGGAAATCCCAATGACGACAACCTGAAACCAGACAAGACACCCGCTTCTACCACCAATGAACTGGGAGACAGCTGGCAGGTTCCTGACCCAAGGCCCGA TTGTACCAACGATGGTGGCCAGGAGGACTGCGACCCCAAAGTGGAGGAGGAAGCCCAGAAGCCGACAAGCTGTGGCATGATTGCCGATCCTAATG GTATCTTCAAGCTGTGTCACTCCGTCGTTTCACCTGGACCTTATATGGAAAACTGTGTGTACGACATGTGCGCCACGGGGGGCCAGACCGTCGCCCTCTGCCAGGCGGTTGAGAGCTATGCCGACATGTGCGCCGCTGAGGGCGTCCACATTGCGTGGAGGAACAACACCTTCTGCC CCCTCAAATGTCCCGCTGGAAGTCATTACACCCCATGCGGGTCCGCCTGCCCTCAGCCCAGCTGTCAGGATCCAGCGGGCCCGGGTGGCACCTGCGACCAGCCGTGCGTGGAGGGATGCGTGTGTGATGCCGGCCTCATTTTGAGCGGGGACAAATGCGTGCCGCTCAGCCAGTGCGGCTGCACCGACGAGAGCGGAAAATACAGGCCTGTTGGCGGAACTTGGTTCAAGGAAGCCGACTGCTCGGAGCGTTGCAAATGTAATAGCAACCGTAATGTCACCTGCGAGCCATCGCGATGCAGCCCCGCGCAGGAATGCAAAGTGCTGGAGGGAGTGCTGGACTGCCACTCGACGG GTAAAGGAGTGTGCCAAGTGTCCGGAGACCCTCACTACTACACTTTTGACGGGGTGATGCACACCTTCATGGGCACGTGCACTTACACTCTTGTTGAG GTTTGTAACACCTCCATGGTGACGCCGTTCCGGATCGTAGCGAAAAACGAGGAGCGCGGACAACCGGAGGCCTCCTATGTCCGTTCCGTCAAGGTTTACCTGCCTCAGAACACCAGGATTGAGCTGCAGAAGGGCCGCAGAGTTTTG CTAAATGGTCGGCGGGTACGAACACCAATTTCTGTGAGTACGGCGGGAGCAAAGGTGATCATCAGTGGCGTGAACAATCTCCTGGACACCAACTTTGGTCTGCAAGTCAAATTCGATGGTGTTCATCAACTGGAGATCACCGTACCTGGCCAATACTTTAATAAG CTGTGTGGCATGTGTGGCAACTACAACCACAACATGTCTGATGATAACCTGATGCCCGACAAGCAACCCGCCAAGGACGTCATCCAACTGGGCAACAGCTGGAAGTCCGAGGGAGACAGCGATCCTGG CTGTCAGCCAGACAAGCGGCCCGATGTGCACCCCAACTGCACTGCAGAGGAAGAGGCTGCGTTTGAGTCCCAGTGCGCTGGTGTGCTTCTGTCTGACAACTTCCGAGCCTGTCACGCTCTGGTGCCCCCCAAAGCCTTCACTGGGAACTGCGTGTATGACATGTGCGAGTACGACGGCATGCAGGGCACGCTTTGCGACAACGTGGAGGCCTACGCTCAGGCCTGCAGCAGCGCCGGGGTCACTATCAGCTGGAGGAACCAAACCTTCTGCC cATTGCCATGCCCCCCGAACAGCCACTATTCAGACTGCACGGCCCCGTGCCCGCCCACCTGCTCCGACCTGTTCCCCATCTCGTGTCACCTGCCGCCCACCAGCTGCGTGGAGGGTTGCCAGTGTGACGCCGGCTTTGTCCTCAGCGACGGCAAGTGTGTGCCTCTGGACAAATGCGGCTGTCTGGACTCCAATGGCGAGTACCACGAC GTGGGAGACTCGTGGCTGACGGCGAAATGCGTTTCCCGGTGTACCTGTAAACTTGGTGGCAATGTCACGTGCACAAAACACAGCTGTGCTTCCAACTCGGTGTGCGACCTGGATAAATACGGAAACGTCAACTGCAAGCCCGCCA AGTTCTACAAGTGCAGCGTGACGGGAGACCCTCACTACCAAACTTTCGACGGTTTCTCACACCACTTCCAGGGCCCTTACACGTACATCCTGACGGCGGACTACCAGCAGCCGCAGAGCTCGCTGCCCTCCCTGAGGGTCAGGGGCAAGAACATCCGACTCAGCGGCAACATGAGGGTTTCCATGCTAGACCAGCTCTTTGTCGATGTCTATGGCGTCAACGTACGCTTCTTGCAGTGGAAGCAAGTCCTG gTGAACGGGGAAAGGGTTTCACTCCCTCTGAGTCCGGTTGATGGTTTATTCATCACCATGAACTCCAGGCAGGTTCAGCTTGCCACCGACTTCGGACTCATAGTGCGCTTTGACGGAAGTCAAGGAG AGATCATCCTACCAAGCACATACAAAAATGCAGTCAGAGGGTTGTGTGGCAACTACGACGGCATCCGCAGAAACGAGTACATGAAGCCAGATGGGGAGGTCATCAGGGACCTGAATGCCTTCGGAGAAAGCTGGAGGGTCACTGACCGACTGGCGGATGCTCCCCAGGGTGCCCAAATAGCGCCCAGCGCCGTCCACGTTCACAG GCGCGAAGTGGAAATGGATCCAGATTCAGGGTTCGACACGTCCGACTGCTCCGATGCCCAACTGGCCGACTACAACAGTACCGCCGTGTGCGGCGCTCTTACAGAAGCCGCTGGGCTTttcgcctcctgccacaccgtCCTACCACCTGCCACCAACTACGA GAACTGCATATTTGACATGTGTGCCGTGCAGGGCAGCGAAGAGCTGCGCTGTGCCAGCTACGACGCTTACGGCACTGCCTGCCAGGATGCCGGAGTCACGCTGGGGCCCTGGAGACAACAGCTTGGCTGTG TGCTGTCATGCGAAGGCAACAGCACGTACACGCCGTGCATGTCTCCGTGCCCGGCCTCATGCGCCGATCTGGCAGCGCCTTCCGAgtgcgccgccgcctcctgcatGGAGGGATGCCAGTGCGCGCCCGGCTTCGTCATGAGCGAGGGCGGCTGCGTGCCGTACGCGCAATGCGGCTGCAGCTTCCTCAACAGATACTACCCG CTGAAGGAGACCTTTGTAACCGAAGATTGCGCCCAGGCCTGCGAATGCACCACCACCGGCGCCGTGTGCCAAGCCAAAAGCTGTCAGGAGGGCTACGTCTGCGCCATTTATGACTCCAGACGGGACTGCCACAGAG CGAGTCCGTGCCTCAGCGATCCCTGTCTGAATGGAGGAACGTGTCACGACATCCACAACAGCTCTTACTCGTGCGCCTGTGCCCCAGGCTTCGAGGGCTTCAACTGCCAAGACGAGATTACGGGCAACGAAGGACTTG AAACCATATGGATCATTCTGATTGTGGTGCTGGTGTCAGTCgccatcgtcattgtcatagtGATCACGGTTGTGTGCTTCTGCAAAGgtgtcaacaa gtCAAACATATATGTAATTCAGAAGCTGCCATCGTCCCACAACCG GGAAAAGAGGAGGAAAGACAACGAGATGCAAATGTCATCAACCA GTGTCCCCTTTGAGAACATGGATGAAACGACAAGGAACAACATGACAACTATGTGA